One genomic window of Tachypleus tridentatus isolate NWPU-2018 chromosome 12, ASM421037v1, whole genome shotgun sequence includes the following:
- the LOC143234776 gene encoding solute carrier family 35 member E2A-like isoform X4 — protein MEGNEVSVRSRTTVDVPTTCRMKNIENSFGFPGSTQLIMCMLCGYFQMKFPFGFEKKVHREKKPVNFYRHMVIVGSLRYSTILLGLMALWYVPVSFAETVKSSAPVFTVIVARIFMREETSWLVIFSLFPVMGGLVLCSANELSFKLAGFIASLATNLSECMQNVYSKILLSNEKHNNSPSELQFYTSITSLAIQVPACLLLIDFQLFYSNLNKNLIIAYLLDGVSFHCQSITEYTLLGYISPVTHSVANTAKRALLIWLSVLTFGNPVTPLSAVGTVVVILGVLLYNKARNWSIKTKSSTLVSQKPSVHSA, from the exons ATGGAAGGAAACGAAGTAAGTGTACGATCAAGGACCACAGTAGATGTACCAACCACATGTAGAATGAAGAACATTGAAAACAGTTTTGGATTTCCTG GTTCTACACAACTTATCATGTGTATGCTTTGTGGTTACTTCCAAATGAAATTCCCTTTTGGATTTGAGAAGAAAGTACATAGAGAAAAGAAACCAGTGAATTTTTATAGACACATGGTAATTGTGGGAAGTCTCAG GTATTCAACTATATTACTTGGTCTTATGGCCCTTTGGTATGTCCCTGTTTCCTTTGCTGAAACAGTTAAAAGCTCAGCTCCAGTGTTCACTGTGATTGTGGCAAGGATATTCATGAGAGAAGAAACCAGCTGGCTAGTCATATTTTCCCTGTTTCCTGTGATGGGTGGCCTTGTCCTGTGCAGTGCCAATGAACTTAGTTTTAAATTAGCTGGGTTCATAGCATCTTTAGCAACAAATCTTTCAGAATG cATGCAAAATGTTTATTCCAAAATTCTTTTGAGTAATGAAAAACACAATAATTC aCCATCTGAACTTCAGTTTTACACTAGTATAACGTCGTTAGCTATTCAGGTCCCAGCTTGTCTCCTGCTTATTGATTTCCAACTTTTTTATTCCAATCTCAACAAAAACTTGATAATAGCTTATCTACTGGATGGTGTATCATTCCATTGCCAGAGTATTACAGAGTATACTCTCCTAGGATACATTTCTCCTGTTACACACAG tGTTGCAAATACTGCCAAAAGAGCTCTTCTCATCTGGTTGTCTGTGTTGACGTTTGGAAATCCTGTCACTCCTCTGAGTGCTGTGGGAACTGTGGTTGTGATCCTAGGTGTCTTGTTATATAACAAGGCAAGAAACTGGAGTATAAAGACAAAAAGTTCCACTCTTGTATCTCAGAAACCATCTGTTCACAGTGCCTAA
- the LOC143234776 gene encoding solute carrier family 35 member E2A-like isoform X1: MEGNEVSVRSRTTVDVPTTCRMKNIENSFGFPGKDDQLSTVNRHIDDSLLNLQGISDNNTNKEVEMHDIISFPSPVGENHAQDKNVIGFHSNSRLDGLSNVRAIVLLILWYFFSFTTLFLNKYILTYQKGDATALGSTQLIMCMLCGYFQMKFPFGFEKKVHREKKPVNFYRHMVIVGSLRYSTILLGLMALWYVPVSFAETVKSSAPVFTVIVARIFMREETSWLVIFSLFPVMGGLVLCSANELSFKLAGFIASLATNLSECMQNVYSKILLSNEKHNNSPSELQFYTSITSLAIQVPACLLLIDFQLFYSNLNKNLIIAYLLDGVSFHCQSITEYTLLGYISPVTHSVANTAKRALLIWLSVLTFGNPVTPLSAVGTVVVILGVLLYNKARNWSIKTKSSTLVSQKPSVHSA, encoded by the exons ATGGAAGGAAACGAAGTAAGTGTACGATCAAGGACCACAGTAGATGTACCAACCACATGTAGAATGAAGAACATTGAAAACAGTTTTGGATTTCCTGGTAAGGATGACCAGTTGTCTACAGTTAATAGGCATATTGATGACAGTTTACTGAACCTCCAAGGAATTTCtgacaataacacaaataaagaaGTCGAGATGCACGATATCATATCTTTCCCGTCACCTGTTGGTGAAAATCATGCTCAAGATAAGAATGTTATAGGTTTTCATTCCAATAGCAGATTGGATGGCTTGAGTAATGTGAGAGCAATAGTGTTACTGATATTGTGGTATTTCTTTAGCTTTACCACGTTATTTTTGAACAAGTACATCTTAACTTATCAGAAAGGAGATGCAACAGCATTGG GTTCTACACAACTTATCATGTGTATGCTTTGTGGTTACTTCCAAATGAAATTCCCTTTTGGATTTGAGAAGAAAGTACATAGAGAAAAGAAACCAGTGAATTTTTATAGACACATGGTAATTGTGGGAAGTCTCAG GTATTCAACTATATTACTTGGTCTTATGGCCCTTTGGTATGTCCCTGTTTCCTTTGCTGAAACAGTTAAAAGCTCAGCTCCAGTGTTCACTGTGATTGTGGCAAGGATATTCATGAGAGAAGAAACCAGCTGGCTAGTCATATTTTCCCTGTTTCCTGTGATGGGTGGCCTTGTCCTGTGCAGTGCCAATGAACTTAGTTTTAAATTAGCTGGGTTCATAGCATCTTTAGCAACAAATCTTTCAGAATG cATGCAAAATGTTTATTCCAAAATTCTTTTGAGTAATGAAAAACACAATAATTC aCCATCTGAACTTCAGTTTTACACTAGTATAACGTCGTTAGCTATTCAGGTCCCAGCTTGTCTCCTGCTTATTGATTTCCAACTTTTTTATTCCAATCTCAACAAAAACTTGATAATAGCTTATCTACTGGATGGTGTATCATTCCATTGCCAGAGTATTACAGAGTATACTCTCCTAGGATACATTTCTCCTGTTACACACAG tGTTGCAAATACTGCCAAAAGAGCTCTTCTCATCTGGTTGTCTGTGTTGACGTTTGGAAATCCTGTCACTCCTCTGAGTGCTGTGGGAACTGTGGTTGTGATCCTAGGTGTCTTGTTATATAACAAGGCAAGAAACTGGAGTATAAAGACAAAAAGTTCCACTCTTGTATCTCAGAAACCATCTGTTCACAGTGCCTAA
- the LOC143234776 gene encoding solute carrier family 35 member E2A-like isoform X2, giving the protein MEGNEVSVRSRTTVDVPTTCRMKNIENSFGFPGKDDQLSTVNRHIDDSLLNLQGISDNNTNKEVEMHDIISFPSPVGENHAQDKNVIGFHSNSRLDGLSNVRAIVLLILWYFFSFTTLFLNKYILTYQKGDATALGSTQLIMCMLCGYFQMKFPFGFEKKVHREKKPVNFYRHMVIVGSLRYSTILLGLMALWYVPVSFAETVKSSAPVFTVIVARIFMREETSWLVIFSLFPVMGGLVLCSANELSFKLAGFIASLATNLSECMQNVYSKILLSNEKHNNSVANTAKRALLIWLSVLTFGNPVTPLSAVGTVVVILGVLLYNKARNWSIKTKSSTLVSQKPSVHSA; this is encoded by the exons ATGGAAGGAAACGAAGTAAGTGTACGATCAAGGACCACAGTAGATGTACCAACCACATGTAGAATGAAGAACATTGAAAACAGTTTTGGATTTCCTGGTAAGGATGACCAGTTGTCTACAGTTAATAGGCATATTGATGACAGTTTACTGAACCTCCAAGGAATTTCtgacaataacacaaataaagaaGTCGAGATGCACGATATCATATCTTTCCCGTCACCTGTTGGTGAAAATCATGCTCAAGATAAGAATGTTATAGGTTTTCATTCCAATAGCAGATTGGATGGCTTGAGTAATGTGAGAGCAATAGTGTTACTGATATTGTGGTATTTCTTTAGCTTTACCACGTTATTTTTGAACAAGTACATCTTAACTTATCAGAAAGGAGATGCAACAGCATTGG GTTCTACACAACTTATCATGTGTATGCTTTGTGGTTACTTCCAAATGAAATTCCCTTTTGGATTTGAGAAGAAAGTACATAGAGAAAAGAAACCAGTGAATTTTTATAGACACATGGTAATTGTGGGAAGTCTCAG GTATTCAACTATATTACTTGGTCTTATGGCCCTTTGGTATGTCCCTGTTTCCTTTGCTGAAACAGTTAAAAGCTCAGCTCCAGTGTTCACTGTGATTGTGGCAAGGATATTCATGAGAGAAGAAACCAGCTGGCTAGTCATATTTTCCCTGTTTCCTGTGATGGGTGGCCTTGTCCTGTGCAGTGCCAATGAACTTAGTTTTAAATTAGCTGGGTTCATAGCATCTTTAGCAACAAATCTTTCAGAATG cATGCAAAATGTTTATTCCAAAATTCTTTTGAGTAATGAAAAACACAATAATTC tGTTGCAAATACTGCCAAAAGAGCTCTTCTCATCTGGTTGTCTGTGTTGACGTTTGGAAATCCTGTCACTCCTCTGAGTGCTGTGGGAACTGTGGTTGTGATCCTAGGTGTCTTGTTATATAACAAGGCAAGAAACTGGAGTATAAAGACAAAAAGTTCCACTCTTGTATCTCAGAAACCATCTGTTCACAGTGCCTAA
- the LOC143234776 gene encoding solute carrier family 35 member E2A-like isoform X3, producing MEGNEVSVRSRTTVDVPTTCRMKNIENSFGFPGKDDQLSTVNRHIDDSLLNLQGISDNNTNKEVEMHDIISFPSPVGENHAQDKNVIGFHSNSRLDGLSNVRAIVLLILWYFFSFTTLFLNKYILTYQKGDATALGSTQLIMCMLCGYFQMKFPFGFEKKVHREKKPVNFYRHMVIVGSLSMQNVYSKILLSNEKHNNSPSELQFYTSITSLAIQVPACLLLIDFQLFYSNLNKNLIIAYLLDGVSFHCQSITEYTLLGYISPVTHSVANTAKRALLIWLSVLTFGNPVTPLSAVGTVVVILGVLLYNKARNWSIKTKSSTLVSQKPSVHSA from the exons ATGGAAGGAAACGAAGTAAGTGTACGATCAAGGACCACAGTAGATGTACCAACCACATGTAGAATGAAGAACATTGAAAACAGTTTTGGATTTCCTGGTAAGGATGACCAGTTGTCTACAGTTAATAGGCATATTGATGACAGTTTACTGAACCTCCAAGGAATTTCtgacaataacacaaataaagaaGTCGAGATGCACGATATCATATCTTTCCCGTCACCTGTTGGTGAAAATCATGCTCAAGATAAGAATGTTATAGGTTTTCATTCCAATAGCAGATTGGATGGCTTGAGTAATGTGAGAGCAATAGTGTTACTGATATTGTGGTATTTCTTTAGCTTTACCACGTTATTTTTGAACAAGTACATCTTAACTTATCAGAAAGGAGATGCAACAGCATTGG GTTCTACACAACTTATCATGTGTATGCTTTGTGGTTACTTCCAAATGAAATTCCCTTTTGGATTTGAGAAGAAAGTACATAGAGAAAAGAAACCAGTGAATTTTTATAGACACATGGTAATTGTGGGAAGTCTCAG cATGCAAAATGTTTATTCCAAAATTCTTTTGAGTAATGAAAAACACAATAATTC aCCATCTGAACTTCAGTTTTACACTAGTATAACGTCGTTAGCTATTCAGGTCCCAGCTTGTCTCCTGCTTATTGATTTCCAACTTTTTTATTCCAATCTCAACAAAAACTTGATAATAGCTTATCTACTGGATGGTGTATCATTCCATTGCCAGAGTATTACAGAGTATACTCTCCTAGGATACATTTCTCCTGTTACACACAG tGTTGCAAATACTGCCAAAAGAGCTCTTCTCATCTGGTTGTCTGTGTTGACGTTTGGAAATCCTGTCACTCCTCTGAGTGCTGTGGGAACTGTGGTTGTGATCCTAGGTGTCTTGTTATATAACAAGGCAAGAAACTGGAGTATAAAGACAAAAAGTTCCACTCTTGTATCTCAGAAACCATCTGTTCACAGTGCCTAA